The Platichthys flesus chromosome 8, fPlaFle2.1, whole genome shotgun sequence genome has a window encoding:
- the LOC133959126 gene encoding protocadherin gamma-A7-like, with protein sequence MKGPALLFLSLLSLGCVTGQVSYTIPEEMAKGSLVGNIAHDLGLQTKRLASGKARIYTRGSDEYIELNRERGVLLVKERIDREALCKQTTPCALHFQIILENPMEFYSVTILIQDQNDNPPQVLYPVQTGASLVAEMVPRSADVGYLVTKVVAVDVDSGQNAWLSYKLQKATDRALFEVGSQNGEIRTIRQVTDKDAVKQRLSVIVEDNGQPSRSATVVVNVAVADSFPEVLSEFTDFTHDKEYNDNLTFYLVLALAVVSFLFITCVVVIISVKIYRWRQSRVLYHSNLPVIPYYPPRYSDTLGTGTLQHVYNYEVCRTTDSRKSDCKLGGAGSQNVLIMDPSSTGTMQRIQSEKSILDEPDSPLELQTYSFSSAC encoded by the exons ATGAAAGGACCGGCgctgttgtttctctctcttctgtccctcGGCTGCGTAACCGGGCAGGTCAGTTACACGATACCGGAGGAAATGGCCAAAGGATCTTTAGTAGGTAATATAGCGCATGATTTAGGTTTACAAACCAAACGTCTGGCATCTGGTAAAGCTCGAATTTATACCCGAGGAAGTGACGAGTACATCGAGCtgaacagagaaagaggagtcCTCCTTGTCAAAGAGAGAATCGACAGAGAGGCGCTCTGCAAACAGACGACGCCGTGCGCTTTGCATTTTCAGATCATTTTAGAGAATCCTATGGAATTTTACAGTGTGAC AATACTGATCCAGGACCAGAACGACAACCCCCCTCAGGTTCTGTACCCAGTCCAGACTGGTGCCTCTCTGGTGGCTGAAATGGTGCCTCGTTCAGCAGATGTGGGCTATCTGGTCACTAAAGTGGTGGCTGTTGATGTGGACTCTGGACAGAATGCCTGGCTCTCCTATAAACTGCAGAAAGCCACAGACAGGGCGCTGTTTGAAGTGGGCTCACAGAATGGAGAAATAAGAACTATCCGCCAAGTCACTGATAAAGACGCAGTGAAACAAAGACTGAGTGTTATAGTGGAGGACAACGGACAGCCCTCTCGTTCAGCTACAGTCGTTGTTAACGTGGCGGTGGCGGACAGCTTTCCGGAAGTGCTGTCGGAGTTCACTGACTTTACGCACGACAAGGAGTACAACGACAACCTGACTTTTTACTTAGTGCTGGCTCTGGCTGTAGTgtctttcctcttcatcacgtgtGTAGTGGTTATTATCTCAGTGAAAATCTACAGGTGGAGACAGTCTCGCGTCCTGTATCACTCCAACCTCCCTGTGATTCCATATTATCCACCACGTTACTCAGACACTTTGGGGACAGGGACTCTCCAGCACGTGTACAATTACGAGGTGTGCAGGACGACTGACTCCAGAAAGAGTGACTGTAAGCTCGGCGGAGCTGGTAGTCAGAATGTGCTGATAATGGACCCAAGTTCTACAGGGACGATGCAGCGGATTCAGAGTGAAAAGAGCATCCTGGACGAACCAGACTCTCCTCTGGAG TTGCAGACCTACTCCTTTAGCTCAGCTTGCTGA
- the LOC133959210 gene encoding protocadherin beta-16-like, with translation MWARTMRRQVLLFASLFSISSVFGQVTYSVPEEMTKGSLIGNIAQDLGLDVRRLKSGKARIYTEDNAEYIELNKDRGALLVKERIDREALCGQTTPCALHLQITLEDPIEFFSVTVEINDINDNAPSFKKEEMKFRISESAVIGAKFVLERAMDQDVGVNGLQGYSLKPSDNFQLKLHNQQDGSKIVEMILKKQLDREAQEHLSLTLTATDGGGPQLSGTMRIEISVLDANDNAPVFTQEIYQANVVETAPKGTVLSTVSAVDADEGSNGKVSYSITNTLGDGPVMFNIDEDSGVVALAGSLDYEKAQHYEIHVQASDDGGLTDSCKIIVDVTDTNDNHPSINVMSKTNSISENTRPGTVVTIFNVQDPDSGENGKVSCNIEEHMPFLMKTTSKKFFSLVTDSELDRERSFEYNITVSCSDEGVPSLSSSVTLTLQISDVNDNAPVFERSSYEAYIVENNTPGLSVFTVKARDADWNQNARVSYILEDSSVNGVPVSSYVSVSADSGVIHAVRSFDYEQIKDFHFRVKAQDGGSPPLSSNVTVKILIQDQNDNPPQVLYPVQTGGSLVAEMVPRSADVGYLVTKVVAVDVDSGQNAWLSYKLQKATDRALFEVGSQNGEIRTIRQVTDKDAVKQRLSVIVEDNGQPSRSATVVVNVAVADSFPEVLSEFTDFTHDKEYNDNLTFYLVLALAVVSFLFITCVVVIISVKIYRWRQSRVLYQSNLPVIPYYPSRYSDTLGTGTLQHVYNYEVCRTNDSRKSDCKFGGAGSQNVLIMDPSSTGTMQRIRSEKSILDEPDSPLEVRKL, from the coding sequence ATGTGGGCGAGAACAATGAGACGGCAAGTACTGTTGTTTGCTTCGCTCTTTTCCATCAGCTCAGTGTTCGGGCAGGTCACCTACTCCGTTCCGGAGGAGATGACAAAGGGCTCTCTAATTGGTAACATAGCGCAGGATTTAGGGTTGGACGTAAGAAGACTGAAGTCGGGCAAAGCTCGCATTTATACGGAGGACAATGCAGAATACATCGAGCTGAATAAAGACAGAGGAGCCCTGCTTGTGAAGGAAAGGATCGACAGGGAGGCGCTCTGCGGGCAGACAACACCTTGCGCTTTACATCTTCAAATTACACTGGAGGACCCGATTGAATTCTTTTCTGTTACAGTCGAAATTAATGATATAAACGATAATGCACCGAGCTTCAAAAAGGAGGAGATGAAATTCAGGATCAGTGAGTCTGCGGTTATTGGAGCGAAATTTGTACTCGAGAGAGCCATGGATCAAGATGTGGGTGTTAACGGATTGCAGGGTTATTCGCTAAAACCCTCAGACAATTTTCAACTAAAGCTTCACAATCAGCAGGATGGTAGTAAAATAGTGGAAatgattttgaaaaaacaactaGATAGAGAAGCGCAGGAGCATCTCTCTTTGACGCTCACAGCTACTGATGGGGGTGGTCCTCAGCTGTCGGGAACAATGCGAATAGAAATTTCAGTGCTAGACGCCAATGACAATGCCCCAGTTTTTACGCAGGAAATATATCAGGCAAACGTTGTGGAGACTGCTCCAAAGGGTACTGTCTTGAGTACAGTTAGTGCTGTAGATGCAGACGAGGGTTCAAATGGAAAAGTGTCTTATTCGATAACAAACACGTTAGGTGATGGTCCTGTCATGTTTAATATTGACGAAGATAGTGGTGTTGTAGCTTTAGCCGGAAGCCTGGACTACGAAAAAGCACAGCACTATGAAATACACGTACAAGCTAGTGATGATGGAGGACTAACAGATTCATGTAAGATTATTGTTGACGTGACAGATACGAACGACAACCACCCCTCAATTAATGTAATGTCTAAGACGAATTCGATATCAGAAAATACCAGGCCAGGAACTGTAGTAACTATATTTAATGTTCAAGATCCTGACTCTGGAGAAAATGGAAAAGTCTCATGCAATATCGAAGAGCACATGCCATTTCTGATGAAAACAACGTCGAAAAAATTCTTTAGCCTTGTGACAGACAGTGAATTAGACCGAGAAAGATCCTTTGAGTATAATATCACAGTGAGCTGCTCTGATGAGGGCGTGCCCTCCCTCTCCAGCAGCGTCACTCTCACCTTACAGATCTCTGACGTGAATGACAACGCGCCTGTCTTTGAGAGGAGCTCATATGAGGCCTACATTGTAGAAAACAACACACCAGGTCTCTCTGTATTCACAGTGAAAGCCAGAGATGCTGACTGGAACCAGAATGCCCGTGTTTCCTACATACTGGAGGACTCATCTGTTAACGGAGTGCCAGTCTCCTCGTATGTGTCTGTTAGTGCTGATAGTGGAGTCATCCATGCAGTGCGCTCTTTTGACTACGAGCAGATCAAAGATTTTCACTTCCGAGTCAAAGCTCAGGATGGAGGCTCTCCTCCACTCAGTAGTAACGTGACTGTGAAAATACTGATCCAGGACCAGAACGACAACCCCCCTCAGGTTCTGTACCCAGTCCAGACTGGTGGCTCTCTGGTGGCTGAAATGGTGCCTCGTTCAGCAGATGTGGGCTATCTGGTCACTAAAGTGGTGGCTGTTGATGTGGACTCTGGACAGAACGCCTGGCTCTCCTATAAACTGCAGAAAGCCACAGACAGGGCGCTGTTTGAAGTGGGCTCACAGAATGGAGAAATAAGAACTATCCGCCAAGTCACTGATAAAGACGCAGTGAAACAAAGACTGAGTGTTATAGTGGAGGACAACGGGCAGCCCTCTCGTTCAGCTACAGTCGTTGTTAACGTGGCGGTGGCGGACAGCTTCCCGGAAGTGCTGTCGGAGTTCACTGACTTTACGCACGACAAGGAGTACAACGACAACCTGACTTTTTACTTAGTGTTGGCTCTGGCTgtagtttccttcctcttcatcacgtgtGTAGTGGTTATTATCTCAGTGAAAATCTACAGATGGAGACAGTCTCGCGTCCTGTATCAATCCAATCTCCCTGTGATTCCATATTATCCATCACGTTACTCAGACACTTTGGGGACAGGGACTCTCCAACACGTGTACAATTACGAAGTGTGCAGGACAAATGACTCCAGAAAGAGTGACTGTAAGTTCGGCGGAGCTGGTAGTCAGAACGTGCTGATAATGGACCCCAGTTCTACAGGGACGATGCAGCGGATACGGAGTGAAAAGAGCATCCTGGATGAACCAGACTCTCCTTTGGAGGTTAGAAAACTTTAA
- the LOC133958897 gene encoding protocadherin gamma-A2-like yields MGWQVLLFISVLSFGAVCGQVSYSIPEEMLKGALVGNIAQDLGLGVERLKSGKARIYTGSSEEYIELKRERGVLRIKEKIDRESLCGQTVPCALHFQMILENPMEFYTVTVEITDVNDNPPTFERGEMKYEITESALTGARFALEKAIDDDVGVNGLSSYALKPSDNFALKTIIRGDGTKHVEMVLQKPLDREKHEHISLILTAVDGGEPQLSGTMQILITVIDANDNPPVCSKAEYKVSVTENAPIGTVITTVMATDVDKGNNGKVTYTISKSGAASLFKIGPDSGVLTLYGNVDYEKRRRYELDVQVSDQGGLTDVCKVIVDVTDTNDNPPSINIMSKSNTVSENVKPGTVVTMLNIQDPDANENGKVLCILNENIPFAIESTTNNFFTVVTDSELDRERSSLYNITVTCSDEGVPSLSSSVTLTLQISDVNDNAPVFERSSYEAYIVENNTPGLSVFIVKARDADWNQNARVSYILEDSSVNGLPVSSYVSVSADSGVIHAVRSFDYEQIKDFHFRVKAQDGGSPPLSSNVTVKILIQDQNDNPPQVLYPVQTGGSLVAEMVPRSADVGYLVTKVVAVDVDSGQNAWLSYKLQKATDKALFEVGSQNGEIRTIRQVTDKDAVKQRLSVIVEDNGQPSRSATVVVNVAVADSFPEVLSEFTDFTHDKEYNDNLTFYLVLALAVVSFLFITCVVVIISVKIYRWRKSRVLYHSNLPVIPYYPPRYSDTLGTGTLQHVYNYELCRTTDSRKSDCKFGGAGSQNVLIMDPSATGTMQRIQSEKNILDEPDSPLEVRLL; encoded by the coding sequence ATGGGATGGCAAGTGCTGTTGTTTATCTCGGTGCTCTCTTTCGGTGCAGTGTGCGGGCAGGTCAGCTACTCTATTCCTGAGGAAATGTTAAAGGGGGCTCTAGTAGGCAACATAGCCCAGGATTTAGGTTTGGGTGTGGAGAGATTGAAGTCTGGTAAAGCCCGTATTTACACCGGTAGCAGTGAAGAATATATTgagctgaagagagagaggggagtgcTCCGTATTAAAGAGAAAATAGACAGAGAATCGCTCTGCGGGCAAACAGTGCCCTGTGCGCTCCATTTTCAAATGATCCTCGAAAACCCAATGGAGTTTTACACGGTGACCGTCGAAATTACCGATGTAAACGACAACCCTCCGACATttgagagaggagaaatgaaatatgaaattacCGAATCAGCTCTTACAGGGGCACGGTTTGCATTAGAGAAAGCCATAGACGATGATGTTGGTGTCAACGGGTTGAGCAGCTACGCCCTAAAACCCAGCGATAATTTCGCTCTGAAAACCATCATCCGCGGTGATGGGACTAAACACGTCGAGATGGTTTTGCAGAAACCTTTAGACAGGGAAAAACATGAGCATATATCATTAATTCTGACCGCTGTGGATGGTGGTGAACCACAGCTCTCGGGGACAATGCAGATTCTCATAACAGTGATAGATGCGAATGATAATCCGCCTGTTTGTTCAAAAGCAGAATACAAAGTGAGTGTGACAGAGAACGCTCCTATCGGCACTGTAATAACTACAGTAATGGCTACTGATGTGGATAAAGGCAATAACGGGAAAGTAACATACACAATTTCAAAATCTGGAGCTGCGAGTCTCTTTAAAATCGGTCCAGATAGCGGAGTACTGACTTTATATGGAAATGTAGATTACGAAAAAAGGCGACGTTACGAGCTAGATGTTCAGGTGTCAGATCAGGGGGGATTAACCGATGTATGTAAAGTGATTGTGGATGTGACAGATACAAATGATAACCCTCCATCCATTAACATCATGTCTAAGTCAAACACAGTATCAGAGAACGTGAAACCAGGAACAGTCGTGACAATGCTTAACATACAAGATCCAGACGCGAATGAAAACGGCAAGGTCTTGTGCATTTTAAACGAAAATATTCCCTTTGCCATTGAATCAACAACAAATAATTTCTTTACCGTCGTCACAGATAGTGAATTAGACCGAGAGAGATCCTCTTTGTATAATATCACAGTGACCTGCTCTGATGAGGGCGTGCCCTCCCTCTCCAGCAGCGTCACTCTCACCTTACAGATCTCTGACGTGAATGACAACGCACCTGTCTTTGAGAGGAGCTCATACGAGGCCTACATTGTAGAAAACAACACACCAGGTCTCTCTGTATTCATAGTGAAAGCCAGAGACGCTGACTGGAACCAGAATGCCCGTGTTTCTTACATACTGGAGGACTCCTCTGTTAACGGATTGCCAGTCTCCTCGTATGTGTCCGTTAGTGCTGATAGTGGAGTCATCCATGCAGTGCGCTCTTTTGACTACGAGCAGATCAAAGATTTTCACTTCCGAGTCAAAGCTCAGGATGGAGGCTCTCCTCCACTCAGTAGTAATGTGACTGTGAAAATACTGATCCAGGACCAGAACGACAACCCCCCTCAGGTTTTGTACCCAGTCCAGACTGGTGGCTCTCTGGTGGCTGAAATGGTGCCTCGCTCAGCAGATGTGGGCTACCTGGTCACTAAAGTGGTGGCTGTTGATGTGGACTCTGGACAGAATGCCTGGCTCTCCTATAAACTGCAGAAAGCCACAGACAAGGCACTGTTTGAAGTGGGCTCACAGAATGGAGAAATAAGAACTATCCGCCAAGTCACTGATAAAGACGCAGTGAAACAAAGACTAAGTGTTATAGTGGAGGACAACGGGCAGCCCTCTCGTTCCGCTACAGTCGTTGTTAACGTGGCGGTAGCGGACAGCTTCCCGGAAGTGCTGTCGGAGTTCACTGACTTTACGCACGACAAGGAGTACAACGACAACCTGACCTTTTACTTAGTGTTGGCTCTGGCTgtagtttccttcctcttcatcacgtgtGTAGTGGTTATTATCTCAGTGAAAATCTACAGATGGAGAAAGTCTCGCGTCCTGTATCACTCCAACCTCCCTGTGATTCCATATTATCCACCACGTTACTCAGACACTTTGGGGACAGGGACTCTCCAACACGTGTACAATTACGAGTTGTGCAGGACGACTGACTCCAGAAAGAGTGACTGTAAGTTTGGCGGAGCTGGTAGTCAGAACGTGCTGATAATGGACCCCAGTGCTACAGGGACGATGCAGCGGATACAGAGTGAAAAGAACATCCTGGACGAACCAGACTCTCCTCTAGAGGTTAGACTCCTTTAA
- the LOC133958920 gene encoding protocadherin beta-16-like: protein MRRQVLLFLSTLSLCSVHGQVSYSIPEEMSKGSLVGNIAQDLGLDLKRLKTGKARLHVSNGAEYIELNKERGLLLIREKTDREALCKQTTPCALQFQIILENPIEFYRVTVEITDINDNAPIFKMNSMLFEISESAVRGAKFVLEKALDTDVGGNGLKSYSLNPTDNFVLKLNGNADGEKEVEMVLEKPLDREKQEHLTLTLTAFDGGEPQLSGTVKIHVTVLDANDNAPVFTQSTYKANLMENTPKGTSLMTVTARDVDQGANGLITYSLSSNTEGILDLFEIHGASGEVRLIGKVDYETSKHYQLNVKARDQGGLTDSCKIQFDIIDVNDNVPIIDLMSTSQSIPEDSGIQTVVAVMNVHDADLDNNGVVKCFLSENVPLIIENASNGFYSIVTNSELDRERYSEYNITVSCSDEGVPSLSSSVTLTLQISDVNDNAPVFERSLYKAYIVENNTPGLSVFTVKARDADWNQNARVSYILEDSSVNGVPVSSYVSVSADSGVIHAVRSFDYEQIKDFHFRVKAQDGGSPPLSSNVTVKILIQDQNDNPPQVLYPVQTGGSLVAELVPRSADVGYLVTKVVAVDVDSGQNAWLSYKLQKATDRALFEVGSQNGEIRTIRQVTDKDAVKQRLSVIVEDNGQPSRSATVVVNVAVADSFPEVLSEFTDFTHDKEYNDNLTFYLVLALAVVSFLFITCVVVIISVKIYRWRQSRVLYHSNLPVIPYYPPRYSDTLGTGTLQHVYNYEVCRTTDSRKSDCKFSGAGNQNVLIMDPSATGTMQRIQSEKSILDEPDSPLEVS, encoded by the coding sequence ATGAGACGGCaagtgcttttgtttctctcgacgctctctctctgttccgTGCACGGGCAGGTCAGCTATTCTATCCCCGAGGAAATGTCGAAAGGCTCACTGGTCGGAAACATCGCACAAGATTTAGGTTTGGATTTAAAACGGCTGAAAACCGGAAAAGCTCGCTTGCATGTTAGTAACGGCGCCGAATATATCGAGCTGAATAAAGAAAGGGGCCTCCTTCTCATTCGGGAGAAAACAGACCGAGAGGCGTTATGCAAACAGACGACTCCGTGCGCTTTACAGtttcaaattattttggaaAACCCCATCGAGTTCTATCGTGTTACAGTCGAAATAACAGATATAAACGACAACGCTCCTATATTCAAAATGAACAGTATGTTATTTGAGATAAGTGAATCGGCTGTCAGGGGGGCAAAATTCGTATTAGAGAAAGCATTAGATACTGATGTTGGAGGAAATGGGCTCAAGAGCTACTCCCTTAATCCAACAGATAACTTCGTTTTAAAACTCAACGGAAACGCAGATGGAGAAAAGGAGGTCGAGATGGTCTTGGAAAAACCTCTTGATCGTGAAAAACAAGAGCATCTGACTCTAACACTAACCGCTTTCGACGGAGGTGAACCTCAGCTGTCAGGGACAGTGAAAATTCACGTAACTGTATTAGATGCGAATGACAATGCGCCAGTGTTTACGCAGTCAACCTATAAAGCGAATTTAATGGAAAACACCCCGAAGGGGACTTCATTAATGACTGTAACGGCGAGAGACGTAGATCAGGGCGCCAATGGTTTAATAACGTACTCCTTATCTAGTAACACGGAGGGGATTCtggatttatttgaaatacacGGTGCAAGTGGGGAGGTACGTTTGATTGGAAAAGTAGATTATGAAACATCAAAACATTATCAGCTAAATGTTAAAGCAAGAGATCAAGGTGGGCTCACTGACTCCTGCAAAATACAATTTGACATAATTGATGTGAATGATAATGTTCCAATAATAGATTTGATGTCAACTTCACAGTCAATACCGGAAGACTCTGGGATACAAACAGTTGTCGCTGTGATGAATGTGCACGATGCTGACTTGGATAATAACGGAGtggttaaatgttttcttaGCGAGAATGTACCTCTAATCATTGAAAATGCATCCAATGGTTTTTATAGTATTGTCACaaacagtgaattagacagagagagatactCTGAGTATAATATCACAGTGAGCTGCTCTGATGAGGGCGtgccctctctctccagcagcgtCACTCTCACCTTACAGATCTCTGACGTGAATGACAACGCGCCTGTCTTTGAGAGGAGCTTATATAAGGCCTACATTGTAGAAAACAACACACCAGGTCTCTCTGTATTCACAGTGAAAGCCAGAGACGCTGACTGGAACCAGAATGCCCGTGTTTCTTACATACTGGAGGACTCCTCTGTTAACGGAGTGCCAGTCTCCTCGTATGTTTCCGTTAGTGCTGATAGTGGAGTCATCCATGCAGTGCGCTCTTTTGACTACGAGCAGATCAAAGATTTTCACTTCCGAGTCAAAGCTCAGGATGGAGGCTCTCCTCCACTCAGTAGTAACGTGACTGTGAAAATACTGATCCAGGACCAGAACGACAACCCCCCTCAGGTTCTGTACCCAGTCCAGACTGGTGGCTCTCTGGTGGCTGAACTGGTGCCTCGTTCAGCAGATGTGGGCTATCTGGTCACTAAAGTGGTGGCTGTTGATGTGGACTCTGGACAGAATGCCTGGCTCTCCTATAAACTGCAGAAAGCCACAGACAGGGCGCTGTTTGAAGTGGGCTCACAGAATGGAGAAATAAGAACTATCCGCCAAGTCACTGATAAAGAtgcagtgaaacaaagactGAGTGTTATAGTGGAGGACAACGGGCAGCCCTCTCGTTCAGCTACAGTCGTTGTTAACGTGGCGGTGGCGGACAGCTTTCCGGAAGTGCTGTCGGAGTTCACTGACTTTACGCACGACAAGGAGTACAACGACAACCTGACTTTTTACTTAGTGCTGGCTCTGGCTGTAGTTTCCTTTCTCTTCATCACGTGCGTAGTGGTTATTATATCTGTGAAAATCTACAGATGGAGACAGTCTCGCGTGCTGTATCACTCCAACCTCCCTGTGATTCCATATTATCCACCACGTTACTCAGACACTTTGGGGACAGGGACTCTCCAACACGTGTACAATTACGAGGTGTGCAGGACGACTGACTCCAGAAAGAGTGACTGTAAGTTCAGCGGAGCTGGTAATCAGAACGTGCTGATAATGGACCCCAGTGCTACAGGGACGATGCAGCGGATACAGAGTGAAAAGAGCATCCTGGATGAACCAGACTCTCCTCTTGAGGTTAGTTAA
- the LOC133958898 gene encoding protocadherin beta-16-like, whose translation MTRRVLLFMFLLSVGTVLGQVSYSIPEEMGKGSLVGNIAHDLGLQTKRLASGKARIYTRGSEEYIELNREREVLLVKERIDREALCRQTTPCALHFQIILENPMELYTVTVQITDINDNAPTFEKNEMKFKISESAITGAKFVLERAVDLDVGTNDIKNYELKPTDNFALKVHNNADGNKNIEMILQKPLDREKQEQISLVLTAVDGGEPQMSGTIMIVITVLDVNDNAPVFTHSTYKATVTENSQKGTVVATVTATDADQDSNAKVTYSMTNTLDDIRKLFLVNLENGEISLIGNIDFEESRNYQINLLASDEGGLTDSCKLIVDVQDVNDNKPEINILSKSNMISEDAKLNTAVTMINIEDKDSGENGNVRCFIGENAPFILKTSANNFYSLVTDSELDRERSSEYNITVNCSDEGVPSLSSSVTLTLQISDVNDNAPVFERSSYEAYIVENNTPGLSVFTVKARDADWNQNARVSYILEDSSVNGVPVSSYVSVSADSGVIHAVRSFDYEQIKDFHFRVKAQDGGSPPLSSSVTVKILIQDQNDNPPQVLYPVQTGGSLVAEMVPRSADVGYLVTKVVAVDVDSGQNAWLSYKLQKATDRALFEVGSQNGEIRTIRQVTDKDAVKQRLSVIVEDNGQPSRSATVVVNVAVADSFPEVLSEFTDFTHDKEYNDNLTFYLVLALAVVSFLFITCVVVIISVKIYRWRQSRVLYHSNLPVIPYYPPRYSDTLGTGTLQHVYNYEVCRTNDSRKSDCKFSGAGSQNVLIMDPSATGTMQRIQSEKSILDEPDSPLEVGLKH comes from the coding sequence ATGACGAGGCGAGTACTGCTGTTCATGTTTCTCCTCTCCGTCGGCACGGTGCTCGGGCAGGTCAGCTACAGTATTCCTGAGGAAATGGGCAAAGGATCTTTAGTCGGCAATATAGCGCATGATTTAGGTTTACAAACCAAGCGTCTGGCATCTGGTAAAGCTCGAATTTATACCCGAGGCAGCGAAGAATACATCGAGctgaacagagaaagagaagtccTCCTCGTCAAAGAGAGAATCGACAGAGAGGCGCTCTGCAGACAGACGACACCGTGCGCTTTGCATTTTCAGATTATTTTGGAGAATCCTATGGAACTCTACACTGTCACAGTCCAGATCACAGATATAAATGATAATGCACCAACCTTTgaaaagaatgaaatgaaatttaaaataagCGAATCAGCGATCACGGGGGCTAAATTTGTGCTGGAAAGGGCTGTGGATCTCGACGTAGGAACAAACGATATTAAAAATTACGAATTAAAACCAACAGATAATTTTGCTCTGAAGGTTCATAATAACGctgatggaaataaaaacatcgAGATGATTCTACAGAAACCtttagacagagagaaacaggagcagATATCTCTCGTGTTAACGGCTGTAGATGGAGGAGAGCCGCAGATGTCAGGAACAATTATGATCGTTATTACAGTTTTAGACGTTAATGATAACGCCCCTGTTTTTACACATTCCACATACAAAGCTACAGTTACTGAGAATTCACAAAAAGGAACAGTTGTAGCCACTGTTACGGCTACAGATGCAGATCAAGATTCTAATGCTAAAGTCACATATTCTATGACGAATACATTAGATGATATTAGGAAATTATTTCTGGTGAATCTTGAAAACGGTGAAATTAGTTTAATTGGAAATATTGATTTCGAAGAATCCCGAAACTATCAAATTAATTTACTCGCTAGTGACGAAGGAGGACTCACAGATTCTTGTAAATTAATCGTTGATGTACAGGATGTAAATGACAACAAACCTGAGATTAACATATTGTCGAAATCAAATATGATTTCGGAGGATGCAAAACTGAATACAGCAGTGACAATGATAAACATCGAAGACAAAGACTCTGGAGAAAACGGAAATGTTCGATGTTTCATTGGAGAAAATGCaccattcattttgaaaacatcAGCAAATAATTTCTATAGCTTAGTGACagacagtgaattagacagagagagatcctCTGAGTATAATATCACAGTGAACTGCTCTGATGAGGGCGTGCCCTCCCTCTCCAGCAGCGTCACTCTCACCTTACAGATCTCTGACGTGAATGACAACGCGCCTGTCTTTGAGAGGAGCTCATATGAGGCCTACATTGTAGAAAACAACACACCAGGTCTCTCTGTATTCACAGTGAAAGCCAGAGACGCTGACTGGAACCAGAATGCCCGTGTTTCTTATATACTGGAGGACTCCTCTGTTAACGGAGTGCCAGTCTCCTCATATGTGTCCGTGAGTGCTGATAGTGGAGTCATCCATGCAGTGCGCTCTTTTGACTACGAGCAGATCAAAGATTTTCACTTCCGAGTCAAAGCTCAGGATGGAGGCTCTCCTCCACTCAGTAGCAGCGTGACTGTGAAAATACTGATCCAGGACCAGAACGACAACCCACCTCAGGTTCTGTACCCAGTCCAGACTGGTGGCTCTCTGGTGGCTGAAATGGTGCCTCGTTCAGCAGATGTGGGCTATCTGGTCACTAAAGTGGTGGCTGTTGATGTGGATTCTGGACAGAATGCCTGGCTCTCCTATAAACTGCAGAAAGCCACAGACAGGGCGCTGTTTGAAGTGGGCTCACAGAATGGAGAAATAAGAACTATCCGCCAAGTCACTGATAAAGACGCAGTGAAACAAAGACTGAGTGTTATAGTGGAGGACAACGGGCAGCCCTCTCGTTCAGCTACAGTCGTTGTTAACGTGGCGGTGGCGGACAGCTTCCCGGAAGTGCTGTCGGAGTTCACTGACTTTACGCACGACAAGGAGTACAACGACAACCTGACTTTTTACTTAGTGTTGGCTCTGGCTGtagtttctttcctcttcatcacgtgtGTAGTGGTTATTATCTCAGTGAAAATCTACAGATGGAGACAGTCTCGCGTCCTGTATCACTCCAACCTCCCTGTGATTCCATATTATCCACCACGTTACTCAGACACGTTAGGGACAGGGACTCTCCAACACGTGTACAATTACGAAGTGTGCAGGACAAATGACTCCAGAAAGAGTGACTGTAAGTTCAGCGGAGCTGGTAGTCAGAACGTGCTGATAATGGACCCCAGTGCTACAGGGACGATGCAGCGGATACAGAGTGAAAAGAGTATCCTGGACGAACCAGACTCTCCTCTAGAGGTTGGTCTCAAGCACTAA